The sequence TACTCCCATTTTGAAGGTGGATATAACAATGCAGTGATAGTACCGAGGGCCGCCGTGTCGCTGGCGCAATCGGGAAGTTAACGATATCGGAAGTGGTTGTAATGATTTGCCGTGTCACTATCAGGAAGTTAACGATACTGGAAGTAGCTATAATGATCTGCCTTACAGGATATTAACGATACTGGAAGAAACTGTAACGATCTGATGTGCCCCCAAAAATGTCTAACTTTTTGGGGGCATTTCAATACAGTCTCTTTTTTTTACCTTTGTATCATGAGCGAGCAATTGGAGACATTAGGAGATTTTTACCGGGAACGGCCATTTATACAATTCCCCTTCAGTACTACAGATGTAGGAAAAGGGAAATCACATTTTAATGTCAACGTACGTAAGCACTGTAATTTCAAGACCCCTTATAACAGAAGGGACTTCTACAAGATCACCCTCATCCTCGGTGTTGGCGAAATCAATTACGGGGGCAATTCTATCCTGGTAGACCGCCCGGCATTATTGATTCCCTGTCCTTCCGTACCTTATTCCTGGACCAGTATTTCGGAAGATCAGGATGGCTTTTACTGTCTTTTTAACCAGGAATTCTTCAACGAACATTACCAGTTTGACATCTTCAAGCGCTCTCCATTATTCAAAGCATGGGCGGAGCCAGTCATCTTCCTGGATGATAAGCAACTGGCATTAATGAAGATTTACTTTGAGCAGATGCTGGAAATGGCCCATGGGGAATATGCCTTTAAGTACGAAGCGATCCGCAACCTACTGTGCCTGATGATGCATGCCTTGCTGGTAGATAAGCCAGCAGGCAGCCTGTCATCCGGCGAACTCTCTGCTTCTTCCCGCCTGCTCAGGAACTTCGATGAATTACTGCACCAGCAGTTTCCACTGGATTCTCCTGAAAACCCATTGACAATGCGCTCTGCGGCAGACTTTGCCGGGGCTTTGAATGTGCATGTGAATCATTTGAATTATGTAATTAAGAGCATTACGGGCAATACGACCACATCCATTATAAAGAACCGGATCCTGGAAGAAGCCAGGACATTATTGCTGAATACGCAATGGGATATCTCAGAAGTGGGATACTGTCTTGGGTTTGAAGAACCGGCGCATTTTAATAACTTCTTCAAGAAATCAACAGGCACTACTCCATTACAATATCGACAGACCACCCGGATCTCCCATATTTGATTTTTGCAATTATTGCTTTGATTCTCTTAATAGCAGATTCTCTCAGCTGCTATAATTTTGTTGTCAAATTAAGGATATGTTACAAAGTGCCTCGGCAAGCAGAAAACGGTTTGCGACGATTTTAGCGTTCATTTGCATCCCATTATCGGGATTTATCACAGACATTTATTTGCCTTCATTTCCTGCTATGGCAAAGGATCTGGGGGTATCAGCAGATAAGATCCAGCTTACCCTGACTTGTTTTTTCATGAGTTATGGTTTTTCCCAGATGTTTGTGGGCAGCCTGCTGGATAGCCTCGGCAGGTACAGACCCGCGGTAATATCACTGGGTGTGCTGGTGTTGTCTTCATTATTAATAGGTATTACACACAGTGTGGCGTTAATTTGTTTCCTACGCGTAGTGCAGGGTACGGCTACGGCATTTGTGATAGTAGGCAAGCGCGCGTTTTTTGTAGACTTGTACGAAGGGGAGGAGCGCAAGCATTATTTGAGTTATCTCACCATAACTTGGTCATTAGGGCCTATTGTAGCGCCGTTTTTAGGTGGATTCTTACAGCAGTATCTGAACTGGCAGTCCAACTTCTATTTCCTGGCGATCTACGCGTTTATCATGTTTGTATTGGAATTGAGTTTCAGTGGAGAGACGCTGGTGCACAGGAAACCCTTTGAGTTGAAAAAGATCCGCGATAACTATGCGCATATGTTGAGCAATAGTACGTTCTTACTGGGTATCGTGATCTTAGGATTGAGTTATTCAGTGGTGATGGTGTTCAATATTGCAGGACCTTTTGTGATAGAAAATAGCTTTCATTTCAATTCAGTAGTGATTGGATATTGTACCTTGATATTAGGTTTTTCCTGGATGATAGGTGGGATTGTGAGCAAGCGGCTGATAAATGTTGATTTCAGCAGAAAGCTGATAATAGCAGGGTTTACGCAGTTGATATTGACGGTGATGCTGTTTGTAACAGGGTTTGTGATGCATGATTTGTGGTGGTTTGTGATGTTTGCATTTGTGATCCACATTTGCTCAGGTTTTTTGTTTACCAATCTCTTCACGCATAGTATGCTGGTGTTTCCGCAGAATGCAGGATTGGCGAGTGGTTTGATGGGAGGGATGGTATATGTGGTGACATCGTTTTCCAGCTATGTATTGTCAACCACGGGCAAAATGGCAACGTCTGGAGATATGTCGCTGCGATACGTAGTGATGTCAACGATCCTGACATGTGCAGTGATAGCTGTGGTGAGAATGCGGGCAGCGAAGACACCGGCGATCGCTTAAGATCGGCAATTTATCATAGGGGGAGAGGGCCTTTTGTGTCCTCTCTCCCTATGATAAAATAATACTTACAGATCTAATGATGATAGCTCCATTCTTTATATCCATCTGGCTCCGTCATTGAACCTCTCCATATATATAGATTCATGAATCATCTTATGCAATGTCAAAAAACATGTCTTTAACATCCGAGATATCTACAGCCTTGTATTGTTGCGGTATAGCAGGGTTCATTCTATTAAACCTGCTAATAGCTTGTTGTTTTAAATCAGGATTAAATACAAAATAGTATTCATCATGCATATTAGTAGGATTTCCAAGAGCTGATGTAGATCCTGCAACCTTTCCCAGAAGGGAATTCCTGTCTAAATTCTTTAAACTTTGATAATTAAATCTAAATTCTACCAAAACAATTTCTTGCTGTGTCCCGGTTTCATCTTCAGCAATAAAGGCTGAATCCATTGACTTATTCAAAAGTCTTCCTTCCTGATTAGCTTTTTTCTCTTCTACACAGTCCATATTCAGGACAACTTCATTGCCATTAAATCCTGTGCTTCCTTCATGTCCCTCCCTGCGTATTAATGTGTCGATTAATTCCAGGCAATCCTTTTTTCTAATAGATTTTGCGTAGTTTTCCGTGGCTTGTTTGGAGTATTTCATCAGATACCGTACTTGTTAATTCTTTCTAATGCGATATTGAATGATGCGAAAATCGGATCAATTTCTTTACCCAAATAGGTATAGTTATATTTAAAATTATCGTCAGTTTTTTCGGCTAGATAAAAATTGACTTTTTCAAGCGTTCCTTCTTTTTCCGAAATATAACGAATGGCACTAACCATATCGGGGTTATGAGTCGCTAGAAAGAATTTAACACCAAGTTGTTTATTCAGCATCACAATGATTCTTGCATATTCAATAATCCATTGTGGATGAAGATTGGATTCAGGTTCATCAATGATCATTAATGTTTTATCGGTAATAGAACCATTTTTTAATAATAATTGAAGGATGGAAAAAGACTTTATCCCGGTTGCAACATCAATGAGATTAAAAACTGCTCCATCACTTCGTTTAAATACAAAATCTTCCGGCGAGTAGGTGCTTTCTTCAGTTAAAATATCTCCTTTAATAATTTCTTTACTTATTATTTCTGCAATATTGTGATTGTTATCACCCCTTTCTTCTAATACTTTTGTTAAGTCATCCCAGTGAATATTATGACTAGTCTCAGCATGAAACATCATAGGAGAGTCAATGTATATTGCTTTCTGAATGTTATAAGGGATGGATAAATTTTCTTTGTTCAATGATACGATGGGATCACCATATTCCTGTACTTCAAACTTTTTAGGTAAATCTCCTTCTGAGAAAACATTTTCCAGCTCTGACGTAAAAACAGCTGTAGGTCTTAACTCAATAATTTCCTTAGCTTGTGCGAAACGTTCTTTGACAATTTCCTTCACCTTCAAAAAAGATTCCTTTACATCAAGTTCTTCCGTATTAAGAATATCCTGTAAAATGTATTTTATTCTTTGAACCCTCTTTGATGTCGGCTTATTAGGATCGCTGGCTATTGTATCGTAAAAGGCTTCTTCGACTCTAGTGATAAGATCTATAACCTGATCAGCTCCAATTTCAATTTCAGTTATTCCATTAACCCCTCTTTTTAATTCAATAACTTCTCGCCTTAGTAAATCTCCAGGCTCATGATTTTCGGAAAGGCTTCTTTCCTGAACCAAAATATCTAATAGCTGAATAATATCTTTTAGACTATAATAAAGAGTGTGCTTGACAATATTTTCGTAGTTAGCTACTGTCTTATATAAATAATATAAGAGTTTAGATATAGAACTTTTTCCGGAGCTATTTTCTCCAGCAACAACAGTTATACCATTAATTACAATATCAGCAGAACTGATAGCACGGAAGCTTTCGACTAAAACTCTTATATCTGGAACTTCGGGCATTGCTATAATTATTTATTTTGTAAATATATGAAATACATCCAATTTTAGCCCAATCAGGCGGTTTGTCTTAATAATAAAAGGCTTATTTATTAAAGTAGTTAGCCTTTGTATTAAAGAACAGGAATACGTGGGGAGTTCAATATTTTATTTACATAACCATTAATCAAATTAAATTATTCATTTCTCTATAGCGCTATCCTAGTCTGATCCTATCCGAATTATTTTCAATTTTCATTTCTTCTTTGAAGGATTATTTCTGACCAAATGGTAAAAGAACAGATTTTGGCTTCTTTTTATAGAAGTGAATAAAAATCCTCTGAAGTGCCTACGGATAAGGCATTTCAAGGGGGCATTAATATAAATATATAATTGTAAAGATAGCGCTGTTAGTTTGAGAAACTAATGCGGAGCCAACTGAGCAACTTTCCTTAAAAAATATTGCACACTGGGGCATGCAGGATGCGTAGCTGAAATGGTAAGATCAAGTCCATGTTGCTCTAATAATCGGTTTACCAATCTACGTTTGCCTGCTGCTTTATTGCCAATTCCTTTTCCTGTAAATTCCATCATCAGCCGATTGATCGTTTCAAAAGGAACTTGTTCCGCTTCAGGAAGTGGAAAGGAAAAATCTTCATTCTTGAGCAGTTGTCTCATAGCCGGTGTACAGGCAAGAAACCAGGATTCAATTTGCTGCACTGCTACTACTACCACATCCTGTGGACGGGCTTTAATCCTGTTTTTGGTACTGGTAATGCAAACGTCCTGATCGAGATCTGTCAGGATGACTATTTTTTCTGCCCCATCTTTTTCTAATAGTTGGATGTATCCTTCTATATTATGTGGTAAAAGATTGCCACATCCTTGTGCATTAATAACATTCACTAATCTGATATTATTTCTGGTAAGGAATGCGTTAAAGGATGTGGATTTTAGCAGGAAGTATTCGGTAAGTCCTTCAACAATAAAGCCGACATTGATCATAACACACCTCCTCCAAAAGCGTTAGAAAGCCAGGCTTCATCAGTTTTGATGTTAACAGCATCTTCTTCAGTAAGCTGTTTGGCAATAGTCGCTCCATTTACTTTATTCACAAGTATAATTTCACGTGGTTCCAGACATCTTACCAGCGTTTGGGAGTGTGTATTTAGTAAAATATGATGTCCCTTTTCTTCGCTTTTTTCTCTAAAAAAGTCTACCAATAATTCTATGGCTTGCGGATGAAGCCCATTCTCCGGCTCTTCAATACATAAAAACTGGGGATTGTCAGTTTGAAATACAGCTGCCATTAAAGCCAGTATATTGTAAGTACCGTCAGAGATTAAATGTCTGGAAAATGGTCTGTTTGATGTCTTTTCATACAAGAAGAATTCAGAACTGCCGTCAATATTAGATTTCCTGATTTCAATGTCTCTAAATTCAGGAATTAGTATTCGTAGCCATTCAACAAATTCATCCTTTTTCTCGCTATCCTCAAGGATTTGTGCCAGGATTTGGGACAGATTTGACGCATCCGTGTGTAGTCTGGATTGTAGCTGAGAGCTCCTGTTTAGGAAGTTTTTACCAACGAATATTCTTGAAAAGTTGTCAATGAATATTTCAAATTCGTTATTGTATGGTAATTGTATTTGTTTCAGCTCTTCCAGAAAATTATCTCGTTTTTGTTTGTCTC is a genomic window of Chitinophaga sp. LS1 containing:
- a CDS encoding ATP-binding protein, yielding MKIKQLHIQNYKSLVDFKLENLPAFAAVVGPNASGKSNIFEALEFTNYVCRFRFEAASFFGGIKNIYSYQAQPNDNMSFSYKFVNELIINFGLITTSQNHLFNLDDTYMIIQGPIYNLSNKDDEFVFLDIRDKQKRDNFLEELKQIQLPYNNEFEIFIDNFSRIFVGKNFLNRSSQLQSRLHTDASNLSQILAQILEDSEKKDEFVEWLRILIPEFRDIEIRKSNIDGSSEFFLYEKTSNRPFSRHLISDGTYNILALMAAVFQTDNPQFLCIEEPENGLHPQAIELLVDFFREKSEEKGHHILLNTHSQTLVRCLEPREIILVNKVNGATIAKQLTEEDAVNIKTDEAWLSNAFGGGVL
- a CDS encoding AraC family transcriptional regulator — translated: MSEQLETLGDFYRERPFIQFPFSTTDVGKGKSHFNVNVRKHCNFKTPYNRRDFYKITLILGVGEINYGGNSILVDRPALLIPCPSVPYSWTSISEDQDGFYCLFNQEFFNEHYQFDIFKRSPLFKAWAEPVIFLDDKQLALMKIYFEQMLEMAHGEYAFKYEAIRNLLCLMMHALLVDKPAGSLSSGELSASSRLLRNFDELLHQQFPLDSPENPLTMRSAADFAGALNVHVNHLNYVIKSITGNTTTSIIKNRILEEARTLLLNTQWDISEVGYCLGFEEPAHFNNFFKKSTGTTPLQYRQTTRISHI
- a CDS encoding MFS transporter, which translates into the protein MLQSASASRKRFATILAFICIPLSGFITDIYLPSFPAMAKDLGVSADKIQLTLTCFFMSYGFSQMFVGSLLDSLGRYRPAVISLGVLVLSSLLIGITHSVALICFLRVVQGTATAFVIVGKRAFFVDLYEGEERKHYLSYLTITWSLGPIVAPFLGGFLQQYLNWQSNFYFLAIYAFIMFVLELSFSGETLVHRKPFELKKIRDNYAHMLSNSTFLLGIVILGLSYSVVMVFNIAGPFVIENSFHFNSVVIGYCTLILGFSWMIGGIVSKRLINVDFSRKLIIAGFTQLILTVMLFVTGFVMHDLWWFVMFAFVIHICSGFLFTNLFTHSMLVFPQNAGLASGLMGGMVYVVTSFSSYVLSTTGKMATSGDMSLRYVVMSTILTCAVIAVVRMRAAKTPAIA
- a CDS encoding AAA family ATPase, whose amino-acid sequence is MPEVPDIRVLVESFRAISSADIVINGITVVAGENSSGKSSISKLLYYLYKTVANYENIVKHTLYYSLKDIIQLLDILVQERSLSENHEPGDLLRREVIELKRGVNGITEIEIGADQVIDLITRVEEAFYDTIASDPNKPTSKRVQRIKYILQDILNTEELDVKESFLKVKEIVKERFAQAKEIIELRPTAVFTSELENVFSEGDLPKKFEVQEYGDPIVSLNKENLSIPYNIQKAIYIDSPMMFHAETSHNIHWDDLTKVLEERGDNNHNIAEIISKEIIKGDILTEESTYSPEDFVFKRSDGAVFNLIDVATGIKSFSILQLLLKNGSITDKTLMIIDEPESNLHPQWIIEYARIIVMLNKQLGVKFFLATHNPDMVSAIRYISEKEGTLEKVNFYLAEKTDDNFKYNYTYLGKEIDPIFASFNIALERINKYGI